The Toxoplasma gondii ME49 chromosome XII, whole genome shotgun sequence genome includes a region encoding these proteins:
- a CDS encoding hypothetical protein (encoded by transcript TGME49_250020) yields MLRISPSLDISSLLIVDAEKVESDLELLLTERVCEEIRSYRSGAIRTAVFLDFRMLSRRNARVAKTRSFSPPTNLEKHTETVFANRGLARNPLPSQTKKLPTRCTYTPPVKKTVCLRTVRR; encoded by the exons ATGCTACGcatttctccttctttggACATTTCCTCCCTCCTCATTGTTGACGCAGAGAAGGTTGAGTCAGATCTCGAG TTGCTTTTAACAGAGAGGGTCTGTGAAGAGATACGATCATACAGAAGCGGGGCAATACGGACGGCCGTCTTTTTGGATTTTCGGATGCTAAgccgaagaaacgcgcgagtTGCGAAGACGCgctctttttcgcctccgACCAATCtagaaaaacacacagagaccGTGTTCGCCAACAGAGGCTTGGCGAGAAATCCACTTCCCTCGCAAACTAAAAAGCTGCCTACtcgctgtacatacactccaCCTGTGAAGAAGACGGTGTGTCTGCGAACAGTACGGCGATGA